The following are encoded in a window of Pseudomonas multiresinivorans genomic DNA:
- the secF gene encoding protein translocase subunit SecF, translating into MNIKIGTINFMGVRNIAFAATLLLTLIALGSWVFKGINFGLDFTGGTSIKLSYEQPADLSKVREQLVAAGYSEAVVQSFGDTKDVLVRMPSEDPELGKKVATALQKADASNPAKVNGVEYVGPQVGEELRDQGGLGMLLALGGILLYVGFRFQWKFALGAILSLIHDAIIVMGVLSFFQITFDLTVLAAVLAVVGYSLNDTIVIFDRVRENFRVLRKASLIENINISTSQTLLRTIATSVSTLLAIAALLFFGGDNLFGFSIALFVGVMAGTYSSIYIANVVLIWLNLSSEDLIPPPSKEVDERP; encoded by the coding sequence ATGAATATCAAGATCGGTACTATCAACTTCATGGGCGTGCGCAACATTGCGTTCGCCGCGACTCTGCTCCTGACCCTGATCGCCCTTGGCAGCTGGGTCTTCAAAGGCATCAACTTCGGCCTGGACTTCACCGGCGGTACGTCGATCAAGCTGAGCTACGAACAGCCTGCCGACCTCTCCAAGGTGCGTGAGCAACTGGTCGCCGCCGGTTACAGCGAAGCCGTGGTACAGAGCTTCGGCGACACCAAGGACGTGCTGGTACGTATGCCCAGCGAAGACCCGGAGCTGGGCAAGAAGGTCGCCACTGCGCTGCAGAAGGCTGATGCTTCCAACCCGGCCAAGGTGAACGGCGTCGAGTACGTCGGCCCGCAGGTGGGTGAAGAGCTGCGCGACCAGGGCGGCCTCGGCATGCTCCTGGCGCTGGGCGGCATCCTGTTGTACGTGGGCTTCCGCTTCCAGTGGAAGTTCGCCCTGGGGGCGATCCTCTCGCTGATCCACGACGCCATCATCGTGATGGGCGTGCTGTCGTTCTTCCAGATCACTTTCGACCTGACCGTGCTGGCTGCGGTGCTGGCGGTGGTGGGCTACTCGCTGAACGACACCATCGTGATCTTCGACCGGGTGCGCGAGAACTTCCGCGTGCTGCGCAAGGCCAGCCTGATCGAGAACATCAACATCTCGACCAGCCAGACCCTGCTGCGGACCATCGCCACCTCGGTGTCGACCCTGCTGGCCATCGCCGCTCTGCTGTTCTTCGGTGGCGACAACCTGTTCGGCTTCTCCATCGCCCTGTTCGTCGGTGTGATGGCGGGTACCTACTCGTCGATCTACATCGCCAACGTGGTGCTGATCTGGCTGAACCTGTCCAGCGAGGACCTGATTCCTCCGCCGAGCAAGGAAGTCGACGAGCGCCCGTAA
- a CDS encoding glycine zipper 2TM domain-containing protein, whose amino-acid sequence MNKSLLIGTVLGAVGVTAGGAVATYSLVDRAPQYAEVLAVQPVKETIKNPRQVCKAVAVTHQRPVKDQHQIAGTAIGAIAGGLLGNQIGGGNGKKIATVAGAIGGGYAGNKVQEGMQERDTYTTTETRCSTVNDTSEKVVGYDVKYLLDGKAGQVRMDRDPGSQIPVDKSGRLILGQQ is encoded by the coding sequence ATGAACAAGTCGTTGCTAATCGGTACCGTGCTGGGCGCTGTAGGCGTGACTGCCGGTGGCGCCGTGGCTACCTACAGTCTGGTGGACCGTGCGCCGCAATACGCCGAGGTGCTCGCCGTTCAGCCGGTCAAGGAAACCATCAAGAATCCGCGCCAGGTCTGCAAGGCCGTGGCAGTGACCCATCAGCGTCCGGTCAAGGACCAGCACCAGATTGCCGGTACCGCCATTGGCGCCATTGCCGGCGGCCTGCTCGGCAACCAGATCGGCGGCGGCAACGGCAAGAAGATCGCCACCGTGGCAGGCGCCATCGGCGGCGGCTACGCGGGTAACAAGGTGCAGGAAGGCATGCAGGAGCGTGATACCTACACCACCACCGAAACCCGCTGCAGCACCGTCAACGATACCAGCGAGAAGGTCGTCGGCTACGACGTGAAGTACCTGCTCGATGGCAAGGCTGGTCAGGTCCGCATGGATCGTGATCCGGGCTCGCAGATTCCGGTCGACAAGAGCGGTCGACTGATCCTGGGTCAGCAGTAA
- the suhB gene encoding inositol-phosphate phosphatase, with product MQPMLNIALRAARSAGELIFRSIERLDTLSVNEKEANDYVTEVDRAAELSIVTALRKAYPNHGIMGEEGGMLEGSGEGADYLWIIDPLDGTTNFIHGVPHYAVSIACKYRGRLEHAVVLDPVRQEEFTASRGRGAALNGRRLRVSNRKSLEGALLGTGFPFRDSQMDNLDAYLGMFRSLVGQTAGIRRAGAASLDLAYVAAGRYDAFWEFGLSEWDMAAGALLIQEAGGLVSDFTGSHEFLEKGQIVAGNTKCFKALLTSIQPHLPASLKR from the coding sequence ATGCAGCCTATGCTGAATATCGCCCTGCGCGCCGCTCGCAGCGCCGGTGAACTGATCTTCCGCTCCATCGAACGCCTGGATACCCTGTCGGTCAACGAGAAAGAAGCCAACGACTACGTCACCGAAGTCGATCGCGCGGCCGAACTCTCCATCGTCACCGCCCTGCGCAAGGCCTACCCGAACCACGGGATCATGGGCGAAGAAGGCGGCATGCTCGAAGGCAGCGGCGAAGGCGCCGATTACCTGTGGATCATCGACCCGCTGGACGGCACCACCAACTTCATCCACGGCGTCCCGCACTACGCCGTCAGCATCGCCTGCAAATACCGCGGCCGCCTCGAGCACGCAGTGGTTCTCGACCCGGTCCGCCAGGAAGAATTTACCGCCAGCCGTGGCCGTGGCGCCGCACTGAACGGTCGCCGCCTGCGCGTCAGCAACCGCAAGAGCCTGGAAGGCGCCCTCCTCGGCACCGGCTTCCCGTTCCGCGACAGCCAGATGGACAACCTGGACGCCTACCTGGGCATGTTCCGCAGCCTGGTCGGCCAGACCGCCGGCATCCGCCGCGCTGGCGCCGCCAGCCTGGACCTGGCCTACGTAGCCGCCGGCCGCTACGACGCCTTCTGGGAATTCGGCCTGTCCGAGTGGGACATGGCAGCTGGCGCCCTGCTGATCCAGGAAGCGGGCGGCCTGGTGAGCGATTTCACCGGCAGCCACGAATTCCTCGAGAAAGGCCAGATCGTTGCCGGCAACACCAAGTGCTTCAAAGCGCTGCTGACCAGCATCCAGCCGCACCTGCCGGCCTCGCTCAAGCGCTGA
- the queA gene encoding tRNA preQ1(34) S-adenosylmethionine ribosyltransferase-isomerase QueA, whose protein sequence is MRVADFHFDLPEALIARHPLPERRSSRLLVLDGPSGELSHRQFADVLGFLQPGDLMVFNNTRVIPARLFGQKASGGKLEILVERVLDSHRVLAHVRSSKSPKPGSKILIDGGGEAEMLQRHDALFELGFSEDVLPLLERVGHMPLPPYIDRPDEDADRERYQTVYAERAGAVAAPTAGLHFDEALLESIRAKGVETAFVTLHVGAGTFQPVRVERIEDHHMHNEWLEVSQDVVDAVAACKARGGRVVAVGTTSVRSLESAARDGVLKPFSGDTDIFIFPGRPFHVVDALVTNFHLPESTLLMLVSAFAGYPETMAAYAAAVEQGYRFFSYGDAMFITRNPAPRGPED, encoded by the coding sequence ATGCGCGTCGCTGACTTTCATTTCGACCTGCCCGAGGCGTTGATCGCCCGCCATCCGCTTCCCGAGCGCCGCTCCAGCCGTCTGCTGGTGCTGGACGGTCCGAGCGGCGAGCTCAGCCATCGGCAATTCGCTGACGTCCTCGGCTTCCTCCAGCCGGGTGACCTGATGGTGTTCAACAACACCCGGGTGATTCCTGCCCGCCTGTTCGGCCAGAAAGCTTCCGGCGGCAAGCTGGAAATCCTCGTGGAGCGCGTGCTGGACAGCCACCGTGTGCTGGCCCACGTGCGTTCCAGCAAATCGCCCAAGCCGGGCTCGAAGATCCTCATCGACGGCGGTGGCGAAGCTGAAATGCTGCAGCGCCATGATGCGCTGTTCGAACTGGGCTTCAGCGAGGACGTGCTGCCGCTGCTGGAGCGCGTCGGCCACATGCCGTTGCCGCCCTATATCGATCGCCCCGACGAGGACGCCGACCGCGAGCGTTACCAGACCGTCTACGCCGAACGCGCGGGCGCTGTTGCAGCGCCGACTGCCGGCCTGCACTTCGACGAGGCGCTGCTGGAGTCCATCCGCGCCAAGGGCGTGGAAACCGCGTTCGTGACCCTGCACGTCGGCGCCGGCACCTTCCAGCCGGTGCGTGTAGAGCGCATCGAAGACCACCACATGCACAACGAATGGCTGGAAGTCAGCCAGGACGTGGTCGACGCCGTGGCCGCCTGCAAGGCGCGCGGCGGCCGCGTGGTCGCCGTCGGCACCACCAGCGTGCGCTCGCTGGAAAGCGCCGCCCGTGATGGCGTGCTCAAGCCGTTCAGCGGCGACACCGACATCTTCATCTTCCCGGGCCGGCCGTTCCATGTGGTCGACGCCCTGGTGACCAATTTCCACCTGCCCGAATCCACCCTGCTGATGCTGGTCTCCGCCTTCGCCGGCTACCCCGAGACCATGGCTGCCTATGCGGCGGCAGTGGAGCAGGGCTATCGCTTCTTCAGCTACGGCGATGCCATGTTCATTACCCGCAACCCGGCACCGCGCGGCCCCGAGGACTGA
- a CDS encoding cyclic diguanylate phosphodiesterase — translation MPLRSYTRRRLLPRLVFSLSMALLPLLLGSAIIYWQALRSLTVEASTAANEAVRLFDVMLGNANGAARVALLHADESCDEATLVLREQVAVVPFVRSVNLARDDDIYCTSLFGEFDELLDPSLYAQGQLRMMAGNRVTPDSALLILRRPQGSYAALATVDGRYLSNTLQLVDQRSDLQLQVGRQWMDEEGAVRDGDPAPMPLGHVERRSELFPYAVIGGFPAGAQWRHIREDSLPLVALMLMLGGVSGLACFWLWGRSATPSLELERALLAGEFVPYLQPLVDAQDGRWIGAEVLMRWIHPREGMVGPDLFIPLAERSGLIVPMTRDLMHQVADGLAPHGELLGDGFHLGFNISARHLAEPGLFEECQEFQARFLPHRPELTLELTERELIVSSAAIDELFDNLHAQGVCLAIDDFGTGNSSLAYLHRFKVDALKIDRSFVAMIGVDALSSHILDSIVELCGKLNLRIVAEGVETEEQWRYLAQCEVDVLQGYLFGKPMALAAFIEALKARNEKAR, via the coding sequence ATGCCGCTACGCAGCTACACCCGGCGCAGGCTGCTGCCCCGCCTGGTCTTTTCACTTTCCATGGCGCTGCTGCCGCTGCTGCTGGGCAGCGCCATCATCTATTGGCAGGCCTTGCGCAGCCTGACCGTCGAGGCCAGTACCGCTGCGAACGAAGCCGTGCGCCTGTTCGATGTGATGCTCGGCAATGCCAACGGCGCGGCCCGCGTAGCGCTACTGCATGCCGATGAGTCCTGCGACGAGGCGACCCTGGTACTCAGGGAGCAGGTCGCCGTGGTGCCGTTCGTCCGCTCGGTCAACCTGGCCCGCGACGACGACATCTACTGCACGTCGCTGTTCGGCGAGTTCGACGAGCTGCTGGACCCTTCTCTCTATGCGCAGGGGCAGTTGCGGATGATGGCAGGGAACCGGGTGACGCCGGACTCTGCCCTGCTGATCCTGCGTCGACCCCAGGGCAGCTATGCAGCGCTCGCCACCGTTGATGGCCGCTACCTGAGCAATACCCTGCAACTGGTCGATCAGCGCAGTGACCTGCAGTTGCAGGTGGGACGGCAGTGGATGGACGAGGAGGGCGCGGTGCGCGACGGCGATCCGGCGCCCATGCCGCTCGGGCACGTCGAGCGGCGCTCGGAGCTGTTTCCGTATGCGGTGATCGGTGGCTTCCCTGCCGGGGCGCAGTGGCGGCATATCCGCGAAGACTCGCTGCCGCTGGTGGCGCTGATGCTTATGCTGGGCGGCGTCTCCGGCCTTGCCTGTTTCTGGCTCTGGGGCCGTTCCGCGACCCCGAGTCTGGAATTGGAGAGAGCCCTGCTGGCGGGGGAGTTCGTCCCCTACCTGCAGCCGCTGGTGGACGCACAGGACGGCCGCTGGATCGGCGCCGAGGTGCTGATGCGCTGGATTCATCCGCGCGAAGGGATGGTCGGGCCGGATCTGTTCATTCCCTTGGCCGAGCGCTCCGGGCTCATCGTGCCGATGACTCGCGACCTGATGCACCAGGTCGCCGATGGCCTGGCGCCACACGGCGAGTTGCTGGGCGATGGCTTCCACCTGGGCTTCAACATCAGCGCTCGGCACCTTGCCGAGCCGGGGCTGTTCGAGGAGTGTCAGGAGTTCCAGGCGCGATTCCTGCCGCATCGTCCTGAGTTGACCCTGGAGCTGACCGAGCGCGAGCTGATCGTCTCCAGCGCGGCCATCGACGAGCTGTTCGACAATCTCCATGCCCAGGGAGTCTGCCTGGCGATCGACGACTTCGGCACCGGTAATTCCAGCCTGGCCTATCTGCACCGTTTCAAGGTGGATGCGCTGAAGATTGACCGCAGTTTCGTCGCAATGATTGGAGTGGATGCGCTGTCCTCGCACATCCTCGACAGCATCGTCGAACTGTGCGGCAAGCTGAATCTGCGAATCGTCGCCGAGGGCGTGGAGACCGAGGAGCAGTGGCGCTACCTGGCGCAATGCGAAGTGGATGTGCTGCAGGGCTATCTGTTCGGCAAGCCGATGGCGCTGGCGGCCTTCATCGAAGCGCTGAAGGCCAGAAACGAAAAAGCCCGCTGA
- the cysE gene encoding serine O-acetyltransferase gives MFERVREDIQSVFHRDPAARNAFEVLTCYPGLHAVWLHRLAHGLWASGWKWLARMVSNFGRWMTGIEIHPGAKIGRRFFIDHGLGIVIGETAEIGDDVTIYQGVTLGGTSWNKGKRHPTLADGVVVGAGAKVLGPFTVGAGAKVGSNAVVTKEVPPGATVVGIPGRIIVKDDADQAAKRQAMAEKLGFDAYGVSQDMPDPVARAIGQLLDHLQAVDGRLEGMCKALTALGSDYCAKDLPVLREEDFAGVKDQESSQSAQ, from the coding sequence ATGTTTGAGCGTGTACGCGAGGATATCCAGAGCGTATTCCATCGTGACCCGGCGGCGCGCAACGCCTTCGAGGTGCTGACCTGCTATCCGGGGTTGCATGCCGTCTGGCTGCATCGTCTGGCTCATGGCCTGTGGGCGTCCGGCTGGAAATGGCTGGCGCGCATGGTGTCGAACTTCGGTCGCTGGATGACCGGCATCGAGATCCATCCGGGTGCGAAGATCGGTCGCCGGTTCTTCATCGATCACGGCCTGGGTATCGTCATCGGCGAAACCGCCGAGATCGGCGATGACGTGACCATCTACCAGGGCGTAACCCTGGGCGGCACAAGCTGGAACAAGGGCAAGCGCCATCCGACCCTGGCCGATGGCGTGGTGGTGGGGGCGGGCGCCAAGGTGCTTGGTCCGTTCACCGTCGGCGCCGGGGCCAAGGTTGGTTCCAATGCCGTGGTGACCAAGGAGGTACCGCCTGGGGCTACCGTCGTGGGTATTCCGGGTCGCATCATCGTCAAGGATGACGCGGATCAGGCGGCCAAGCGCCAGGCCATGGCAGAAAAGCTCGGATTCGATGCCTACGGCGTCAGCCAGGACATGCCCGACCCGGTGGCGCGCGCCATCGGTCAGTTGCTCGATCACCTGCAGGCGGTCGACGGCCGTCTGGAAGGCATGTGCAAGGCTCTGACGGCTTTGGGCAGTGACTACTGTGCCAAGGATCTTCCGGTTCTGCGGGAAGAGGACTTTGCCGGGGTCAAGGATCAGGAGAGCAGCCAGTCGGCGCAGTGA
- the trmJ gene encoding tRNA (cytosine(32)/uridine(32)-2'-O)-methyltransferase TrmJ, whose protein sequence is MLDKIRVVLVNTSHPGNIGGTARAMKNMGLSRLVLVDPMDFPSGEARARASGADDILDAAVVVPTLEDALAGCSLVLGTSARDRRIPWPLLDPRECATTSLEHVQQGGEVALVFGREYAGLTNEELQRCQFHVHIPANPEFSSLNLATAVQVLVYEVRMAWLAAEGQPTKHEKVESTAMLNSVPVTSDELERFYAHLESTLVDIQFLDPQKPRHLMSRLRRLYGRSGVSKLEMNILRGILTETQKAARGELSKRSDEDV, encoded by the coding sequence TTGCTCGACAAAATTCGCGTGGTGCTGGTCAACACCAGCCATCCCGGCAATATCGGCGGTACGGCCCGTGCGATGAAGAACATGGGCCTTTCGCGCCTCGTGCTGGTCGATCCGATGGATTTTCCCAGTGGTGAAGCTCGCGCCCGTGCTTCCGGCGCCGATGACATCCTCGACGCGGCCGTGGTCGTTCCGACCCTGGAAGATGCCCTGGCGGGTTGCAGCCTGGTGCTGGGCACCAGCGCGCGCGATCGCCGCATTCCCTGGCCGTTGCTGGACCCCCGCGAGTGCGCCACCACTAGCCTGGAACACGTCCAGCAGGGTGGGGAGGTCGCGCTGGTATTTGGCCGCGAATATGCCGGCCTGACCAACGAAGAGCTGCAGCGATGTCAGTTCCACGTGCACATCCCGGCCAATCCCGAGTTCAGCTCGCTGAACCTGGCGACGGCGGTGCAGGTGCTGGTCTACGAGGTGCGCATGGCTTGGCTGGCCGCTGAAGGTCAGCCGACCAAGCACGAGAAGGTCGAGTCCACGGCGATGCTCAACAGCGTCCCGGTGACGTCGGATGAGCTGGAGCGCTTCTATGCGCACCTGGAATCGACCCTGGTGGATATCCAGTTCCTCGACCCGCAGAAGCCGCGCCACCTGATGTCGCGCCTGCGTCGCCTGTACGGCCGCAGCGGCGTCAGCAAGCTGGAGATGAATATCCTGCGGGGTATTCTCACCGAGACACAGAAGGCTGCCCGCGGGGAGCTTTCCAAGCGGAGTGATGAAGATGTTTGA
- the iscR gene encoding Fe-S cluster assembly transcriptional regulator IscR, giving the protein MRLTTKGRYAVTAMLDLALHAQRGPVSLADISERQGISLSYLEQLFAKLRRGNLVVSVRGPGGGYQLSRDMTGIHVAQVIDAVNESVDATRCQGQGDCHSGDTCLTHHLWCDLSQQIHEFLSGISLADLVERREVQEVAQRQDERRCSGSKSLRLDKIEASAID; this is encoded by the coding sequence ATGCGATTGACCACCAAAGGCCGCTATGCCGTCACCGCCATGCTCGACCTGGCGTTGCACGCCCAGCGTGGCCCGGTTTCTCTCGCCGATATCTCCGAACGCCAGGGTATATCCCTGTCCTACCTGGAACAGCTGTTCGCCAAGTTGCGCCGTGGCAACCTGGTGGTCAGCGTGCGCGGTCCGGGCGGTGGCTATCAGCTGTCCCGCGACATGACCGGCATCCACGTCGCCCAGGTGATCGATGCGGTCAACGAGTCGGTCGACGCCACCCGCTGTCAAGGTCAGGGCGACTGCCACTCCGGCGATACCTGCCTGACCCACCACCTGTGGTGCGACCTCAGTCAGCAGATTCACGAGTTTCTCAGCGGCATCAGCCTGGCCGACCTGGTCGAGCGCCGCGAAGTTCAAGAGGTCGCCCAGCGCCAGGACGAGCGTCGCTGCTCGGGCAGCAAGTCGCTGCGCCTCGACAAGATTGAAGCGTCCGCCATCGATTGA
- the secD gene encoding protein translocase subunit SecD produces MLNKYPLWKYLLILAVLAVGFIYSAPNLYPDDPAVQISGASTALQVTQADVDKASKALADAGIAVKAGSLGKNSGLIRLVKQEDQLPAKDIVRRALGDDYVVALNLAQTTPNWLRNIAAHPMKLGLDLSGGVHFLLEVDMDKAVDARMKVYENEVKSALRKERVRYRSLPVQDGGIQLGFTEEADLDKAKSIIAKDFRDFETAQSERNGMQVLRLAMTATKLAEIREYSIKQNLTTVRNRVNELGVSEPLVQRQGANRIVVELPGVQDTAEAKRILGKTANLEFRLAAEPDAIKSSTETFDFREPRRPPATLERGVIITGDQVTDASASFDENGRPQVNIRLDGHGGELMNRATRNNVGRSMAVVFIEQKPITRYTKQVVDGVEQEVAVQAFKEEKQIISLATIQSPLGNQFRITGLDAPGESSELALLLRAGGLAAPMYFAEERTIGPSLGADNIAKGIDASLWGMVFVSLFIIVIYRFFGVIATVALAFNMVMLVALMSILGATLTLPGIAGIVLTMGMAVDANVLIFSRIREELAAGMSTQRAIHEGFNRAFTAIIDANLTSLLVGGILYAMGTGPVKGFAVTMSLGILTSMFTAILVTRAMVNLIYGGRDVKKLWI; encoded by the coding sequence ATGCTCAACAAGTATCCCCTGTGGAAGTATCTGCTGATCCTGGCGGTTCTGGCCGTCGGTTTCATCTACTCCGCACCCAACCTCTATCCTGACGATCCGGCCGTCCAGATCAGCGGCGCGAGCACCGCGCTGCAGGTCACCCAGGCCGATGTGGACAAGGCCAGCAAAGCGCTCGCCGACGCTGGCATCGCCGTCAAGGCGGGCTCGCTGGGCAAGAACAGCGGCCTGATCCGCCTGGTCAAGCAGGAAGACCAGTTGCCGGCCAAGGACATCGTCCGCCGTGCGCTGGGTGACGACTATGTAGTCGCCCTGAACCTGGCCCAGACCACGCCGAACTGGCTGCGCAATATCGCCGCCCACCCGATGAAGCTGGGTCTGGACCTGTCCGGTGGTGTGCACTTCCTGCTGGAAGTGGACATGGACAAGGCCGTCGACGCTCGTATGAAGGTCTACGAGAACGAGGTCAAGAGTGCCCTGCGTAAAGAGCGCGTGCGCTACCGCAGCCTGCCGGTACAGGACGGCGGCATCCAGCTGGGCTTCACTGAAGAAGCCGACCTGGACAAGGCCAAGTCGATCATCGCCAAGGATTTCCGCGATTTCGAAACCGCCCAGAGCGAGCGCAATGGCATGCAGGTCCTGCGCCTGGCCATGACCGCCACCAAGCTGGCCGAAATCCGCGAATACTCGATCAAGCAGAACCTCACCACCGTCCGCAACCGCGTGAACGAGCTGGGCGTGTCCGAGCCGCTGGTACAGCGCCAGGGCGCCAACCGCATCGTCGTCGAGCTGCCGGGCGTGCAGGACACCGCCGAAGCCAAGCGTATTCTCGGCAAGACCGCGAACCTGGAGTTCCGCCTGGCCGCCGAGCCGGATGCGATCAAGTCCTCCACTGAAACCTTCGATTTCCGCGAGCCGCGTCGTCCGCCGGCAACCCTGGAGCGCGGCGTGATCATCACCGGTGACCAGGTCACCGACGCCAGCGCCAGCTTCGACGAGAACGGCCGTCCACAGGTGAACATCCGTCTGGATGGCCACGGCGGCGAGCTGATGAACCGCGCGACCCGCAACAACGTCGGCCGCAGCATGGCGGTGGTGTTCATCGAGCAGAAGCCGATCACCCGCTACACCAAGCAGGTCGTCGACGGCGTCGAGCAGGAAGTCGCTGTCCAGGCGTTCAAGGAAGAGAAGCAGATCATCAGCCTGGCGACCATCCAGTCGCCGCTGGGCAACCAGTTCCGCATCACCGGCCTGGACGCTCCGGGCGAGTCCTCGGAACTGGCCCTGCTGCTGCGCGCTGGTGGCCTGGCTGCGCCGATGTACTTCGCTGAAGAGCGCACCATCGGCCCGAGCCTGGGTGCCGACAACATCGCCAAGGGTATCGATGCATCCCTGTGGGGCATGGTCTTCGTTTCCCTGTTCATCATCGTCATCTACCGCTTCTTCGGCGTGATCGCCACCGTCGCCCTGGCCTTCAACATGGTCATGCTGGTGGCGCTGATGTCGATCCTCGGTGCGACCCTGACCCTGCCGGGTATCGCGGGTATCGTGTTGACCATGGGTATGGCGGTGGACGCCAACGTGCTGATCTTCTCGCGGATACGCGAGGAACTGGCGGCGGGCATGTCGACGCAGCGGGCGATCCACGAGGGCTTCAACCGGGCCTTCACCGCGATCATCGACGCCAACCTGACCTCGCTGCTGGTCGGCGGCATCCTCTACGCCATGGGCACCGGCCCGGTGAAGGGCTTCGCCGTGACCATGTCCCTGGGTATTCTCACCTCGATGTTCACTGCCATTCTGGTCACCCGCGCAATGGTGAACCTGATCTACGGCGGCCGCGACGTTAAGAAGCTGTGGATCTAA
- the yajC gene encoding preprotein translocase subunit YajC, with the protein MSFLIPAAYADAAAPAAAAGPAGTGFEWIFLVGFLVIFYLMIWRPQAKRSKEHKNLLSGLQKGDEVVTSAGIAGKVTKVADDFVVVEVSDNVELKFQKAAIAATLPKGTLKAI; encoded by the coding sequence ATGAGTTTTCTGATCCCCGCTGCCTACGCTGACGCCGCAGCCCCGGCCGCTGCTGCTGGCCCGGCCGGTACCGGCTTCGAGTGGATTTTCCTGGTCGGTTTCCTGGTCATCTTCTACCTGATGATCTGGCGTCCCCAGGCCAAGCGCTCCAAGGAGCACAAGAACCTGCTGTCCGGTCTGCAGAAGGGCGATGAAGTCGTCACTTCCGCCGGCATCGCCGGCAAGGTGACCAAGGTGGCCGATGACTTCGTCGTCGTCGAGGTTTCCGACAACGTCGAGCTGAAGTTCCAGAAGGCCGCGATCGCCGCGACCCTGCCGAAAGGCACCCTGAAGGCGATCTGA
- the tgt gene encoding tRNA guanosine(34) transglycosylase Tgt: MKFELLATEGKARRGRLTFPRGVVETPAFMPVGTYGTVKGMLPHDIEGIGAQIILGNTFHLWLRPGTEVIQKHGDLHDFMQWKGPILTDSGGFQVFSLGALRKIKEEGVYFASPVDGAKVFMGPEESMAVQRALGSDIVMIFDECTPYPAEFDVAKRSMELSLRWAKRSKAAHGDSPSALFGIVQGGMHEELRMRSLEGLQEIGFDGLAIGGLSVGEPKEEMIRVLDFLPKHMPADKPRYLMGVGKPEDLVEGVRRGVDMFDCVMPTRNARNGHLFVDTGVIKIRNAVHKHDESPLDPTCDCYTCKHFSRAYLYHLDKCGEMLGSMLNTIHNLRHYQRLMAGLREAIQQGTLANFVDAFYAKRGLPVPPLAD, translated from the coding sequence ATGAAATTCGAACTGCTGGCCACTGAAGGCAAGGCCCGTCGCGGCCGCCTGACCTTCCCGCGCGGTGTGGTGGAAACCCCGGCTTTCATGCCGGTGGGCACCTACGGCACCGTGAAGGGCATGCTCCCGCACGACATCGAGGGCATCGGCGCGCAGATCATCCTCGGCAATACCTTCCACCTGTGGCTGCGCCCGGGTACCGAGGTGATCCAGAAGCACGGCGACCTGCATGACTTCATGCAGTGGAAGGGGCCGATCCTCACCGACTCGGGCGGCTTCCAGGTGTTCAGCCTGGGCGCGCTGCGCAAGATCAAGGAGGAGGGCGTGTACTTTGCTTCGCCGGTAGATGGCGCCAAGGTCTTCATGGGCCCGGAAGAGTCCATGGCCGTGCAGCGTGCACTGGGCTCGGACATCGTGATGATCTTCGACGAGTGCACCCCGTACCCGGCCGAGTTCGACGTGGCCAAGCGCTCCATGGAGCTGTCGCTGCGCTGGGCCAAGCGCTCGAAAGCTGCTCACGGCGACAGTCCGTCGGCGCTGTTCGGCATCGTCCAGGGCGGCATGCACGAAGAGCTGCGCATGCGCTCGCTCGAAGGCCTGCAGGAAATCGGCTTCGACGGCCTGGCCATCGGCGGCCTTTCGGTGGGCGAGCCCAAGGAAGAGATGATCCGCGTGCTGGACTTCCTGCCCAAGCACATGCCGGCTGACAAACCTCGTTACCTGATGGGTGTGGGCAAACCCGAGGACCTCGTGGAAGGTGTGCGCCGGGGCGTCGACATGTTCGACTGCGTCATGCCCACCCGCAATGCGCGCAATGGCCACCTTTTCGTTGACACCGGGGTGATCAAGATCCGCAACGCGGTGCACAAGCACGACGAATCTCCGCTGGACCCGACCTGCGATTGCTACACCTGCAAGCACTTCTCCCGCGCCTACCTCTACCACCTGGACAAGTGCGGCGAAATGCTCGGCAGCATGCTCAATACCATCCACAACTTGCGGCATTATCAGCGGCTTATGGCTGGTTTGCGCGAGGCAATCCAACAGGGTACATTGGCGAACTTTGTCGACGCCTTCTACGCCAAGCGCGGCCTTCCCGTGCCGCCGCTGGCGGACTGA